The following coding sequences are from one Sporomusaceae bacterium window:
- the hydE gene encoding [FeFe] hydrogenase H-cluster radical SAM maturase HydE, whose amino-acid sequence MDIAALIAKAETTHQLDKPEIVALLADDAHTQDLFAAADRVRRLYVGDEVHLRGLIEFSNTCRQNCHYCGLRRDNKNVHRYRLEPDAIIDLGRKAKEYGYKTVVLQSGEDPYYTPDILRHIIGEIKKLGVAITLSIGEKSCEEYAAYKQAGADRYLLRIETTDCRLYEDLDPGMSFANRLRCLRDLKALGYEVGTGCLIGLPGQTLESLADDILFFKDLDADMIGVGPFIPNPDTPLAAAAGGAFTLSLKVMAIIRLLLPDINIPATTAMETLDKNGRIIALQSGANVVMPNVTEGDYRRHYALYPGKICVGDTPAQCRSCITGKITAIGRKISAGHGFRQKKNKE is encoded by the coding sequence ATGGACATCGCCGCCCTCATCGCCAAAGCCGAAACAACCCACCAACTCGACAAGCCCGAAATCGTCGCCCTCCTCGCCGACGACGCCCATACCCAGGACCTCTTCGCCGCCGCCGACCGGGTCCGCCGGCTTTACGTCGGCGACGAAGTCCACCTGCGCGGCCTCATCGAATTCTCCAACACCTGCCGCCAAAACTGCCACTACTGCGGCCTGCGCCGCGACAACAAAAACGTCCACCGCTACCGCCTGGAGCCCGACGCCATCATCGACCTCGGACGCAAAGCCAAGGAATACGGCTACAAAACCGTCGTCCTCCAATCGGGCGAAGACCCCTACTACACCCCCGACATCCTCCGCCATATCATCGGCGAAATCAAAAAACTCGGCGTCGCCATCACCCTCAGCATCGGCGAAAAAAGCTGCGAAGAATACGCCGCCTACAAACAGGCCGGCGCCGACCGCTACCTCTTGCGCATCGAAACCACCGACTGCCGCCTCTACGAGGACCTCGACCCCGGCATGAGCTTCGCCAACCGTCTCCGCTGTCTCCGCGACCTCAAAGCTCTCGGCTACGAAGTCGGCACCGGCTGCCTCATCGGCCTGCCCGGCCAGACCCTCGAATCCCTCGCCGACGACATCCTCTTCTTCAAAGACCTGGACGCCGACATGATCGGCGTCGGCCCCTTCATCCCCAACCCCGACACCCCGCTCGCCGCGGCCGCCGGCGGCGCCTTCACATTAAGCCTCAAAGTCATGGCCATAATAAGACTGCTCCTGCCCGACATCAACATCCCCGCCACCACCGCCATGGAAACCCTCGACAAAAACGGCCGCATCATTGCCCTCCAAAGCGGCGCCAACGTCGTCATGCCCAACGTCACCGAAGGCGACTACCGCCGCCACTACGCCCTCTATCCCGGCAAAATCTGCGTCGGCGACACCCCGGCCCAGTGCCGCTCCTGCATCACCGGCAAAATCACCGCCATCGGCCGCAAAATCTCCGCCGGCCACGGCTTCCGGCAAAAAAAGAATAAAGAATAG
- the cysK gene encoding cysteine synthase A: MAIAHSLTDLIGNTPLLELAGYARAEGLKARILAKLEYFNPLGSVKDRAAFAMITAAEEAGLINKDTLIVEPTSGNTGVGLAFVAAARGYKIVLTMPETMSQERRSLLKALGAELVLTPGPEGMKGAIAKAGEIVAATPNAFMPQQFENPANPAVHRRTTAEEIWRDTGGKIDIFVAGVGTGGTITGVGGVLKQRNPAIRVVAVEPYDSPVLSGGKPGPHKIQGIGAGFVPKILDTAVIDAIATVKADDAFRTARALARTEGLLVGISSGAAAFAADELARRPENAGKTIVVILPDTGERYLSTNLFAQE, encoded by the coding sequence ATGGCCATCGCCCATTCCCTCACCGACCTCATCGGCAACACCCCGCTCCTTGAGCTTGCCGGCTACGCCCGCGCCGAAGGCCTCAAAGCCCGCATCCTCGCCAAACTCGAATACTTCAACCCCCTCGGCAGCGTCAAAGACCGCGCCGCCTTCGCCATGATAACCGCCGCCGAAGAAGCCGGCCTCATCAATAAAGACACCCTCATCGTCGAACCCACCAGCGGCAATACCGGCGTAGGCCTCGCCTTCGTCGCCGCCGCCCGCGGCTACAAAATCGTCCTCACAATGCCCGAAACCATGAGCCAGGAACGGCGCAGCCTCCTAAAAGCCCTCGGCGCCGAACTCGTCCTCACCCCCGGCCCCGAAGGCATGAAAGGGGCCATCGCCAAAGCCGGGGAAATAGTCGCCGCCACCCCCAACGCCTTTATGCCCCAGCAGTTCGAAAACCCCGCCAACCCCGCCGTCCACCGCCGCACCACCGCCGAAGAAATCTGGCGCGACACCGGCGGCAAGATCGACATCTTCGTCGCCGGCGTCGGCACCGGCGGCACCATCACCGGCGTCGGCGGCGTCCTCAAACAGCGCAACCCCGCCATCCGCGTCGTCGCCGTCGAGCCCTACGACTCGCCTGTCCTCTCCGGTGGCAAGCCCGGCCCCCACAAAATCCAGGGCATCGGCGCCGGCTTCGTCCCCAAAATCCTCGACACCGCCGTCATCGACGCCATCGCCACCGTCAAAGCCGACGACGCCTTCCGCACCGCCCGCGCCCTCGCCCGCACCGAAGGGCTCCTTGTCGGCATATCGAGCGGCGCTGCCGCCTTCGCCGCCGACGAACTCGCCCGCCGACCGGAAAACGCAGGAAAAACCATTGTCGTCATCCTGCCGGATACAGGCGAACGCTACCTATCCACCAATCTTTTCGCCCAAGAGTGA
- a CDS encoding methyl-accepting chemotaxis protein — MNVNSLQFRILAGVTVALLMIVLVIAGFSVYTTRAYLEENDRQDMAARYRGMTHMLDTYKTNALGHAQALARNPQIIDAAKRRDAQALFAITTPLMKEGQLDYMVITDPKGFALIRTHEPGKIPKPDDSIANQVNVAQAMVGKPFVGIEEGKVVKLSVRAGAPLYEAGVLVGVISTGYVVSENEIVDMAKKMFGSEFTLFLGSERVATTLVSADGKRMTGTTLDNPGILDTVLKQGKVYVGANRIAGIDYTTAYGPLIGANGKTIGLIFTGTPQSRIQAVASGLTFRVVTVSALVLVIGLIGAAFLTGRLARSVRQVMEKLHQVAGGNLAVAALEIQSRDEIGRLAATSNTMVTGLRQLVGQISHSAGQIAASSQQMTASAEQSALAAGQVAESITQVAAGAARQVRAVDQTVASFEDLSTGIRQIAASADTAAAAAGKTAGTAKDGGAAIDRAVSQITSIEKTVVNSAQVVSRLGARSQEIGEIVGTISGIAGQTNLLALNAAIEAARAGESGRGFAVVADEVRKLAEQSQDAAARIAALIGEIQADTSQAVSAMEAGTREVKVGTQVVHSAGQSFGEIAALAADLSGQVQEISAAIRRLSQGSQQIVAAVREIEGVSKGAAAQSQNVSAATEEQSASMQEIAAASQALARMAEELQAAVSRFSL; from the coding sequence ATGAACGTCAACAGTCTTCAGTTCCGCATCCTCGCCGGAGTCACCGTCGCCCTCCTCATGATAGTCTTAGTTATCGCCGGCTTTTCCGTCTATACCACCCGCGCCTACCTCGAAGAAAACGACCGGCAGGACATGGCCGCCCGCTACAGAGGCATGACGCACATGCTCGACACATATAAGACCAACGCCCTCGGCCACGCTCAGGCGCTGGCCCGCAATCCCCAGATTATCGACGCCGCCAAGCGCCGCGACGCCCAGGCCCTGTTCGCCATAACCACCCCGCTCATGAAAGAGGGCCAGCTCGACTACATGGTCATCACCGACCCCAAAGGCTTCGCCCTCATCCGCACCCACGAGCCCGGCAAAATCCCCAAGCCCGACGATAGCATCGCCAACCAGGTCAATGTCGCCCAGGCCATGGTCGGCAAACCTTTCGTCGGCATCGAGGAAGGCAAGGTCGTCAAGCTCTCCGTGCGGGCGGGCGCCCCGCTCTACGAAGCCGGCGTCCTCGTCGGCGTTATCTCCACCGGCTACGTCGTCAGCGAGAACGAAATCGTCGACATGGCCAAAAAAATGTTCGGCTCCGAATTTACCCTTTTCCTCGGCAGCGAGCGGGTCGCCACCACCCTCGTAAGCGCCGACGGCAAACGCATGACCGGCACCACCCTCGACAACCCCGGCATCCTCGACACCGTCCTCAAGCAGGGCAAGGTCTACGTTGGCGCCAACCGCATCGCCGGGATAGACTATACCACCGCCTACGGCCCGCTCATCGGCGCTAACGGCAAAACCATCGGCCTGATCTTCACCGGCACGCCTCAAAGCCGCATCCAGGCCGTCGCCAGCGGCCTCACCTTCCGCGTCGTCACCGTATCGGCGCTCGTCCTCGTCATCGGTCTCATCGGCGCCGCATTTCTTACCGGCCGGCTCGCCAGATCTGTCCGGCAGGTCATGGAAAAACTACATCAAGTAGCCGGCGGCAACCTCGCCGTAGCCGCTCTCGAAATACAAAGCCGCGACGAAATTGGCCGCCTGGCCGCCACCTCCAACACCATGGTCACCGGCCTCAGGCAGCTTGTCGGCCAGATATCCCACTCGGCAGGGCAGATCGCCGCCTCCTCTCAGCAGATGACCGCCAGCGCCGAACAATCGGCCCTCGCCGCCGGGCAGGTCGCCGAATCAATCACCCAGGTCGCCGCCGGCGCCGCCCGACAAGTCAGAGCTGTAGATCAGACCGTGGCCTCGTTCGAAGATCTCTCAACCGGCATAAGGCAAATCGCCGCCAGCGCCGACACCGCCGCCGCCGCCGCCGGCAAGACCGCCGGCACAGCCAAAGACGGCGGCGCGGCCATCGACAGGGCAGTCAGCCAGATAACCAGCATCGAAAAAACGGTCGTTAATTCCGCCCAGGTCGTCAGCCGGCTGGGGGCGCGTTCACAGGAAATCGGCGAGATCGTCGGGACCATCTCCGGCATCGCCGGCCAAACCAACCTTCTCGCCCTCAACGCTGCCATCGAGGCCGCCAGGGCGGGGGAATCGGGCCGCGGCTTCGCCGTAGTCGCCGACGAAGTCCGCAAGCTTGCCGAACAATCCCAGGACGCGGCGGCCAGGATCGCCGCCCTCATCGGCGAAATCCAGGCCGACACCTCCCAGGCGGTCAGCGCCATGGAAGCAGGAACGCGCGAAGTAAAAGTCGGCACCCAAGTCGTCCATTCCGCCGGACAATCGTTCGGTGAAATAGCCGCCCTCGCCGCCGACCTTTCCGGCCAGGTGCAGGAAATATCCGCCGCAATCCGCCGCCTGTCCCAGGGCAGCCAGCAGATAGTGGCCGCCGTCCGCGAAATCGAAGGAGTCAGCAAAGGGGCAGCCGCGCAGAGCCAGAACGTCTCCGCCGCTACCGAAGAACAGTCGGCCTCCATGCAAGAAATCGCCGCCGCCAGCCAGGCGTTGGCCAGAATGGCCGAAGAGCTCCAGGCCGCCGTCAGCCGCTTCAGCCTGTAA
- a CDS encoding MFS transporter — protein MTVPLTGPLWTKNFIILTLSNALLFSGFHLTMPVLPLFIADCGGSDSQIGLVMGSFTFSAVAVRLFTDAGIGRLGKKRFLLIGMIVCMLSAGIYYWADTVGLAIVVRLFHGLGFGIATTMYATLAVDIIPAVRRGEGLGYFGLGSTVSLAISPALGVWLAADHGYGALFAAAVAGQLIAVLGMGAFPSPPAAPAGAARPAGAVSLLDRLMERKAAFPALLCLMTGAAAGGVIGFVTLLAKEAGLTTVGYFFTVSTLFVFLARLFVGRIFDRKGPALVVVPGAVCLGVGQLFLAHTASTPVLLTAAAFHGLGLGILFPSLQAWMVSLVPPERRAAVNATYYNFIDSGIGGGVILLGFVAEAAGYSAVYLAAAAVMVLFVAVYAVYLVRGRPPATGQG, from the coding sequence ATGACCGTACCCCTCACCGGACCCCTCTGGACCAAAAACTTCATCATCCTCACCCTCTCCAACGCCCTGCTCTTTTCGGGCTTCCACCTCACCATGCCCGTCCTGCCCCTCTTCATCGCCGACTGCGGCGGCTCGGACAGCCAAATCGGCCTGGTCATGGGCAGCTTCACCTTCTCGGCCGTCGCCGTCCGCCTGTTCACCGACGCCGGCATCGGCCGCCTGGGCAAAAAGCGCTTCCTGCTCATCGGCATGATCGTCTGCATGCTGTCGGCCGGGATCTACTACTGGGCCGACACCGTCGGCCTCGCCATCGTCGTCCGCCTGTTCCACGGTCTCGGCTTCGGCATCGCCACCACCATGTACGCCACCCTCGCCGTCGACATCATCCCCGCCGTCCGCCGCGGCGAAGGCCTCGGCTACTTCGGGCTCGGCAGCACCGTCTCCCTCGCCATCTCCCCGGCGCTCGGCGTCTGGCTGGCCGCCGACCACGGCTATGGGGCCCTGTTCGCCGCCGCCGTCGCTGGACAGCTTATCGCCGTCCTCGGCATGGGCGCTTTCCCCTCGCCCCCGGCCGCTCCCGCCGGCGCCGCCCGGCCGGCCGGCGCCGTCTCCCTGCTCGACCGCCTCATGGAGCGGAAAGCCGCCTTCCCCGCGCTCCTCTGCCTGATGACCGGCGCAGCCGCCGGCGGCGTCATCGGCTTCGTCACCCTTCTCGCCAAAGAAGCCGGCCTCACCACCGTCGGCTACTTCTTCACCGTATCCACCCTCTTCGTCTTCCTCGCACGGCTCTTCGTCGGCCGCATCTTTGACCGTAAAGGCCCCGCCCTGGTCGTCGTCCCCGGCGCCGTCTGCCTCGGCGTCGGCCAGCTCTTTCTCGCCCACACAGCCTCCACCCCCGTCCTCCTCACCGCCGCCGCCTTCCACGGCCTGGGCTTAGGCATCCTTTTCCCCTCCCTGCAGGCTTGGATGGTCAGCCTTGTCCCCCCCGAACGCCGGGCCGCCGTAAACGCCACCTACTACAACTTCATCGACAGCGGCATCGGCGGCGGCGTCATCCTTCTCGGCTTCGTCGCCGAAGCCGCCGGCTACTCCGCCGTATACCTCGCCGCCGCCGCCGTCATGGTCCTCTTTGTCGCCGTCTACGCCGTCTATCTCGTCCGGGGCCGTCCGCCCGCCACCGGGCAAGGTTAA
- a CDS encoding ankyrin repeat domain-containing protein, protein MWKKRLAACLLLALALTLPTAAGAAGKDDALLAAVRHSDLTAAEKLLAGGTAVDTRDVWGKSPLIIAAARADIAMAQMLLAHGAGIDARDNWQRTPLIVAVQAGSTWLTDILIHRGADVNLQAANGITALIAAAQRGNVAGAAMLIAAGAALDHRDIMGWTPLMWAARRGDRDMILLLLDSGADANTADRDGRTVIDQAADSGYHPRLTELLRANGALPAGELSIGDYGETALGSRCAAEYRPVIAGSAVQGPPSAPVTIFEYTDFQCPYCRSAAAIIDNVLAKYRGSVKLVLKHCPLESHLMALPAARYFEALRRQDGALAWRFYRRIFAGQDRLKEGESFLRQTAAELGADLSRLDAALTSPAVDRQIAADIREADAFGLDGVPIFIVDGLLIDGAHSLETFAAVIDRLLAGGDRLP, encoded by the coding sequence GTGTGGAAAAAACGCCTGGCGGCATGCTTGCTTCTGGCGTTGGCATTGACCCTGCCAACCGCGGCCGGAGCGGCCGGAAAAGACGATGCCTTACTTGCGGCAGTCAGGCACAGTGACCTGACGGCGGCGGAAAAATTGCTGGCCGGCGGGACGGCGGTCGACACCCGCGACGTATGGGGCAAGTCGCCGCTCATCATCGCCGCCGCCAGAGCCGACATCGCCATGGCCCAAATGCTCCTCGCCCACGGGGCCGGCATCGACGCCCGCGACAACTGGCAGCGCACGCCGCTGATCGTGGCCGTTCAGGCCGGCAGCACCTGGCTGACCGATATCCTCATCCACCGCGGCGCCGATGTCAACCTCCAGGCCGCCAACGGCATAACCGCCCTGATCGCGGCGGCCCAGCGCGGCAACGTCGCCGGCGCCGCCATGCTGATCGCCGCCGGGGCGGCCCTCGATCACCGGGACATCATGGGCTGGACGCCGCTCATGTGGGCGGCGCGGCGCGGCGACCGCGACATGATCCTCCTGCTGCTGGATTCCGGCGCCGACGCGAACACCGCCGACCGGGACGGCCGTACCGTAATCGACCAGGCCGCCGACAGCGGCTACCACCCGCGCCTGACCGAACTGCTCCGCGCCAACGGGGCCCTTCCGGCGGGCGAACTGTCGATCGGCGACTACGGCGAAACCGCCCTCGGTTCCAGGTGCGCCGCGGAGTATCGGCCGGTTATCGCCGGCTCCGCCGTCCAAGGCCCGCCGTCAGCCCCGGTCACGATCTTCGAATACACCGACTTTCAATGCCCCTATTGCCGGTCGGCGGCGGCAATCATCGACAATGTTCTTGCCAAATACCGCGGCAGCGTAAAACTGGTCCTCAAACACTGCCCGCTGGAATCCCACCTCATGGCCCTGCCCGCGGCCCGCTACTTCGAAGCCCTCCGCCGGCAGGACGGGGCTTTGGCCTGGCGATTCTACCGGCGCATATTCGCCGGACAGGACAGACTGAAAGAAGGCGAATCCTTCCTCCGCCAAACCGCCGCGGAATTGGGGGCGGACCTGTCCAGGCTCGACGCGGCCCTGACATCTCCCGCCGTCGACCGGCAGATCGCCGCCGATATAAGGGAAGCTGACGCCTTCGGCCTTGACGGCGTCCCCATCTTCATCGTCGACGGCCTGCTCATCGACGGCGCCCACTCCCTGGAAACCTTCGCCGCCGTCATCGACCGCCTCCTCGCCGGCGGGGACCGGCTCCCCTGA
- a CDS encoding L,D-transpeptidase family protein, whose amino-acid sequence MSGGVWRRRPLYWAIAGLVLAALAVSFAAADYVDELELAAAPGQTVSPPEGAVSLKINVVKRTLEVYDDGELHKTYRVAVGKSKTPTPFGEWKVVWKDYNWGTGFGTRWMGLNVPWGTFGIHGTNKPWSIGSFASHGCIRMRNRDVEELFEWVRIGTPVFIEGGRTRVNRVLKYQSVGPDVVLAQLRLKELGYLDSRADGIYGLVTEEAVKRFQGDRGLEANGVLGPEALTALGVKP is encoded by the coding sequence ATGAGCGGCGGGGTGTGGCGGCGACGGCCGCTGTACTGGGCGATTGCCGGGCTGGTGCTGGCGGCGCTGGCGGTGAGCTTCGCAGCGGCGGATTATGTCGACGAGCTGGAGCTGGCGGCTGCGCCGGGACAGACGGTAAGTCCGCCCGAGGGGGCGGTGAGCCTGAAGATAAATGTGGTGAAGAGGACGCTGGAGGTGTACGACGACGGCGAGCTGCACAAGACTTACCGCGTGGCGGTGGGGAAGAGCAAGACGCCGACGCCGTTCGGGGAATGGAAGGTGGTCTGGAAGGATTACAACTGGGGGACGGGCTTCGGGACGCGCTGGATGGGGTTGAATGTGCCGTGGGGGACGTTCGGCATCCACGGGACGAATAAGCCGTGGTCGATCGGCAGCTTCGCCAGCCATGGGTGCATCCGGATGCGCAACCGGGACGTGGAGGAGCTGTTCGAGTGGGTGCGGATCGGGACACCGGTGTTTATCGAGGGCGGCCGGACGAGGGTGAACCGGGTGCTGAAGTATCAGTCGGTGGGGCCGGATGTGGTGCTGGCGCAGCTGCGGCTGAAGGAGCTGGGGTATCTGGACAGCCGGGCGGACGGCATCTACGGCCTGGTGACCGAGGAGGCGGTGAAGCGGTTCCAGGGCGACCGCGGCCTGGAGGCGAACGGGGTGCTGGGCCCGGAAGCACTGACGGCGCTGGGCGTGAAGCCGTGA
- a CDS encoding gamma-glutamyl-gamma-aminobutyrate hydrolase family protein, which translates to MYNPVIGIAASIQADGEERLFAGGAYVRAVALAGGCPVVLPFTGGAEQAGRHLAVVDGVVLTGGGDVDPWLYGAEPLPGLGRVWPERDEYELALVRTAMALGRPVLGICRGLQAANVALGGTLHQDLRGRAGGLQHWQESRGEVAGHTVAVRAGTLLCRVLRRDRARTNSFHRQAIDGVAPGLTVCGRTADGVVEAVEDAAGLLLAVQWHPEDMLGSQPVMLELFRWLVTAAAGRG; encoded by the coding sequence GTGTATAATCCGGTTATCGGTATCGCGGCGAGCATCCAGGCCGACGGGGAGGAGCGGCTGTTCGCGGGCGGGGCGTATGTGCGGGCGGTGGCCCTGGCGGGAGGCTGCCCGGTGGTGCTGCCGTTCACCGGCGGGGCGGAGCAGGCGGGCCGCCATCTGGCGGTGGTAGACGGGGTGGTGCTGACCGGGGGCGGGGATGTCGACCCGTGGCTGTACGGGGCCGAGCCGCTGCCCGGCCTGGGGCGGGTGTGGCCGGAGCGGGACGAGTATGAGCTGGCGCTGGTGCGGACGGCGATGGCTTTAGGCCGTCCGGTGCTGGGGATTTGCCGGGGCTTGCAGGCGGCGAATGTGGCTCTGGGAGGGACGCTGCACCAGGATCTGCGCGGCCGGGCGGGCGGATTGCAGCATTGGCAGGAGAGCCGCGGCGAGGTGGCGGGCCATACGGTGGCGGTGAGGGCGGGGACGCTGCTTTGCCGCGTGCTGCGGCGGGATAGGGCGCGGACGAACAGTTTCCACCGCCAGGCAATCGATGGGGTAGCGCCGGGTCTGACGGTGTGCGGCCGGACGGCGGACGGCGTGGTGGAGGCGGTGGAGGATGCGGCGGGGTTGCTGCTGGCGGTGCAGTGGCACCCGGAGGATATGCTCGGCAGCCAGCCGGTGATGCTGGAACTGTTCCGTTGGCTGGTAACTGCGGCTGCCGGTCGCGGCTAG
- a CDS encoding GGDEF domain-containing protein, which yields MVDYFITHASGIIALSVTLLHLLGFLAERYLTGGVSPAVWLCVGVIDAAFAYRCGVLVQAAFKDSLTALHNRHYFAAAIAGRKGGGRESGAGIALLMIDIDDFKHINDTHGHGMGDTVLRQLAALLAAGIRKDDAAIRWGGEEFLVILAGADKTSAGLFAERLRATVERHRFGQGQNIVAVTVSIGIAAAAATADLEQLTRLADEALYRAKQTKNSVVSDA from the coding sequence ATGGTCGACTACTTCATCACCCACGCCTCCGGCATCATCGCCCTGTCCGTCACCCTCCTGCACCTCCTCGGCTTCCTCGCCGAGCGCTACCTGACCGGTGGCGTCTCACCGGCGGTATGGCTCTGCGTCGGCGTCATCGACGCCGCCTTCGCCTACCGATGCGGCGTACTGGTGCAGGCCGCCTTCAAAGACAGCCTCACCGCCCTCCACAACCGCCACTACTTCGCCGCCGCCATTGCCGGCAGGAAGGGCGGGGGGCGGGAAAGCGGCGCAGGCATAGCGCTGCTCATGATCGACATCGACGACTTCAAACACATCAACGACACCCACGGCCACGGCATGGGCGACACCGTCCTCCGCCAACTGGCCGCCCTCCTCGCCGCCGGCATCCGCAAAGACGACGCCGCCATTCGCTGGGGCGGGGAAGAATTCCTCGTCATCCTCGCCGGCGCCGACAAAACAAGCGCCGGCCTCTTCGCCGAACGGCTCAGGGCGACCGTCGAACGCCACCGTTTCGGCCAGGGGCAGAACATCGTTGCCGTCACCGTCAGCATCGGCATCGCCGCCGCCGCCGCAACCGCCGACCTCGAACAGCTCACCAGACTGGCCGACGAAGCCCTCTACCGGGCGAAACAGACAAAAAACTCCGTCGTGTCCGACGCTTGA
- a CDS encoding MarR family winged helix-turn-helix transcriptional regulator, producing the protein MNLRRAARAVTRFYDNILKPSGLTVAQLALLRHIQMAEKTTISELAKLIRIDRTTLNRNLKPLTDAGLITIAPGEDSRTREISMTQAGQDAIETGWRLWGEAQEAIKVYMGDEELTRLKHLLTKLEALMP; encoded by the coding sequence ATGAACCTGCGCCGGGCCGCCCGGGCGGTCACCCGGTTTTACGACAATATCCTGAAGCCGAGCGGACTCACCGTCGCCCAGCTTGCCCTGCTGCGGCACATCCAAATGGCCGAGAAGACCACCATCAGCGAACTGGCCAAGCTGATCCGCATCGACCGGACCACCCTCAACCGCAACCTGAAACCCCTGACCGACGCCGGCCTCATAACCATCGCCCCGGGCGAAGACTCGCGCACCCGGGAGATATCGATGACGCAAGCGGGGCAAGACGCCATCGAAACGGGCTGGCGGCTATGGGGCGAGGCGCAGGAAGCGATAAAGGTATACATGGGAGATGAGGAATTGACCCGGCTTAAACACCTGCTGACCAAGCTGGAGGCGCTAATGCCTTAA
- a CDS encoding MFS transporter gives MHISSSRAAWILMLSSAAILAITMGARQSLGLFVAPLDAATGLGIVSISFALAVGQFVWGLAQPVMGAVADKRGPYAVLVAGALLLAGGLALTPFANSEWSLVMTIGVLSAAGAGAGSFSILIGATSGHLPAERRSFAGGFINAGGSLGQFIFAPLLQAIIGGFGWVAAMFTMAATTLLTIPLAALLGGQNPPAAAAAAAGEPAESLRRQLRTALGDRSYLCLHAGFFTCGFHVAFLVTHLPGEVALCGHSANVSAFSLALIGLFNVAGSLFAGSMGSRYRMKYILALMYGSRAVMIAIYLLAPKTALTFYIFAASLGFTWLATVPPTAGLVAKLFGTRYLATLFGLTLLTHQIGGFLGAWLGGLAMAHDGNYMWMWYADIVLAALAALVNLPIREEKISLPA, from the coding sequence ATGCACATCAGTTCATCGCGAGCCGCCTGGATTTTAATGCTTAGCTCGGCGGCTATCCTCGCCATCACGATGGGGGCCAGGCAATCGCTCGGCCTCTTCGTCGCGCCGCTCGACGCCGCAACAGGCCTGGGCATCGTTTCAATCAGCTTCGCCCTTGCCGTGGGGCAGTTCGTGTGGGGGCTGGCTCAGCCCGTCATGGGCGCCGTCGCCGACAAGCGGGGTCCTTATGCCGTTCTCGTGGCCGGCGCGCTCCTGCTTGCCGGCGGCCTGGCCCTCACCCCGTTCGCAAATTCGGAATGGTCGCTGGTTATGACCATAGGCGTCTTGAGCGCCGCAGGCGCGGGCGCGGGGAGCTTCTCCATCCTCATCGGCGCCACCTCCGGGCATCTGCCCGCCGAGCGCCGCTCCTTCGCCGGCGGGTTTATAAACGCCGGCGGCTCGCTGGGGCAATTCATCTTCGCCCCGCTGCTGCAGGCCATCATTGGCGGCTTCGGCTGGGTAGCCGCCATGTTTACCATGGCCGCGACCACCCTGCTGACCATTCCCCTGGCAGCATTACTGGGGGGCCAAAACCCGCCGGCCGCTGCCGCCGCCGCTGCCGGCGAGCCCGCGGAAAGTCTCCGGCGGCAGTTGCGCACCGCCCTCGGCGACCGCAGCTACCTCTGCCTGCATGCCGGCTTCTTCACCTGCGGTTTTCATGTCGCCTTCCTGGTGACCCATCTGCCCGGCGAAGTCGCTCTATGTGGGCACTCCGCCAACGTATCCGCGTTCTCCCTGGCCCTCATCGGCCTGTTCAACGTCGCCGGCAGCCTCTTTGCCGGCTCGATGGGCTCGCGGTACCGCATGAAATACATCCTCGCCCTCATGTACGGCAGTCGCGCTGTCATGATCGCCATATACCTCCTCGCCCCCAAAACCGCCCTGACCTTCTACATCTTTGCCGCGTCGCTCGGCTTTACCTGGCTGGCGACCGTGCCGCCGACCGCCGGCCTGGTCGCTAAACTTTTCGGTACGAGATACCTCGCCACCCTGTTCGGCCTGACGCTGCTCACCCACCAGATCGGCGGCTTTCTCGGCGCGTGGCTGGGCGGCCTGGCGATGGCCCACGACGGCAACTACATGTGGATGTGGTACGCCGACATTGTTCTGGCCGCTCTGGCGGCGCTCGTCAACCTGCCGATCCGCGAGGAAAAAATAAGCCTGCCGGCGTAG
- a CDS encoding antibiotic biosynthesis monooxygenase has product MVVRIWRGQATRENAPAYYRHVTGKVFPELKEIAGHKGAYLLQRETAAGVEFLAVTMWESLDAIRAFAGNDAETAVVEPAAQAVLSDFDDFARHFTMTYGTCGQ; this is encoded by the coding sequence ATGGTGGTACGGATTTGGCGCGGGCAGGCGACGCGGGAGAATGCGCCCGCGTATTACCGGCATGTGACGGGGAAGGTTTTCCCGGAGCTGAAGGAGATCGCGGGTCATAAGGGGGCGTATCTGCTGCAGCGGGAGACGGCCGCGGGGGTGGAGTTTCTGGCGGTGACGATGTGGGAATCGCTGGACGCGATCCGCGCGTTCGCGGGCAATGACGCGGAGACGGCGGTGGTGGAGCCGGCCGCGCAGGCGGTGTTGTCGGATTTCGACGATTTTGCCCGGCATTTTACGATGACTTACGGTACCTGCGGACAATAG